From one Pecten maximus chromosome 8, xPecMax1.1, whole genome shotgun sequence genomic stretch:
- the LOC117333178 gene encoding probable NADH dehydrogenase: MTTKIFQRQVLQIWKPGRLQNIHKSALCFTSRQNSSLTANTQTCQGQSFSPDSQVRGYSSSTGRQKLVILGSGWGSYSVLKTIDKKKFDVVVVSPRNHFLFTPLLASTTVGTLEFRSIIEPVRNTGFRQTDHFHLSYAESLDMKKKLIRCESVLDSSIKYDLEYDKLVIGVGALSNTFNIPGVRENSFFLKEVADARKIRNRILSNFELSIQPGITYEEAKRLLHFVIVGGGPTGVEFGAELYDFVEQDVSRLYKQKQYEVRVTLIESNQILGSFDERLRNYAEKKIRERNRFTLLQSAVTEVKSDRVVLKDGSTLPCGLVVWSTGVAPRPFVKSLDVPKNKQGQILTDEYLNVLGDSTGSVFALGDCADIETMPLPCTAQVAEREGRYLAKQLITGDPKSEPFKFQSMGMLAYIGRYQGLTDVPQVKMQGFTSWLLWRSAYLTRLGSWRLRMQVPLDWLKTILYGRDVSRFE; the protein is encoded by the exons atgacaaccaaaatatttcaaagacaAGTATTGCAAATATGGAAACCAGGACGATtgcaaaatatacataaatcaGCATTGTGTTTTACATCAAGGCAAAATTCAAGTCTCACAGCTAACACACAAACTTGCCAAGGCCAGAGTTTTTCTCCTGATTCCCAGGTGAGGGGGTACTCCTCCTCAACTGGAAGACAGAAGTTAGTGATCCTAGGGTCAGGATGGGGCAGTTATTCTGTCCTTAAAACCATTGACAAGAAAAAGTTTGATGTTGTGGTTGTTAGTCCACGGAACCACTTCCTGTTCACGCCTCTCTTGGCAAGTACCACTGTTGGGACATTGGAGTTCAG atCTATAATTGAGCCGGTGAGGAACACAGGATTCAGACAGACAGATCATTTCCATCTGTCCTATGCTGAGAGTTTAGATATGAAGAAGAAGTTAATAAGATGTGAGAGTGTCCTGGACTCCAGTATCAAGTATGACCTGGAGTATGACAAACTTGTCATTGGTGTCGGAGCGCTTAGCAACACATTTAACATACCAGGGGTCAGGGAAAATTCTTTCTTCCTCAAG GAAGTGGCAGATGCCAGAAAGATACGGAACCGGATTCTGTCGAACTTCGAGTTGTCTATACAACCTGGTATTACTTATGAGGAGGCTAAGAGACTTTTACACTTCGTTATTGTTGGAGGTGGACCAACTGGGGTGGAGTTTGGAGCAGAGTTGTATGACTTTGTGGAACag GATGTGTCTAGACTGTACAAACAGAAGCAGTATGAGGTTAGGGTCACACTCATTGAATCCAACCAGATCCTTGGCTCTTTTGATGAACGTCTCAGAAATTATGCAGAAAAGAAGATTAGAGAGCGAAACAGGTTTACCCTGTTACAGTCCGCTGTCACTG AGGTTAAGTCAGACCGGGTGGTCCTGAAGGATGGTAGTACTCTGCCATGTGGTTTGGTGGTTTGGAGCACGGGCGTGGCTCCTAGACCTTTTGTAAAGTCGCTGGATGTCCCTAAAAATAAACAGGGACAG ATTCTGACGGACGAGTACCTGAATGTATTGGGTGATTCCACTGGGAGTGTGTTTGCCCTAGGTGACTGTGCTGATATAGAAACAATGCCCCTCCCGTGTACAGCACAg GTTGCTGAGAGGGAAGGAAGATACCTAGCTAAACAGCTAATTACAGGAGATCCCAAATCTGAGCCTTTCAAGTTCCAGAGCATGGGAATGCTGGCGTATATTGGTCGGTACCAAGGTCTGACAGATGTCCCACAGGTCAAGATGCAAG
- the LOC117333176 gene encoding uncharacterized protein LOC117333176, protein MNTFVTHASVRIKGTENNYNPAPCYDQMCSNKSAHMHCPFCVKSDIYQDPVILKAHYRVKHVDKGIDFAGLKILRCCDHCDIVGVIKGEKKFKGAHWHCYRCRNGFNRRDEAIKHYKTHFRNPQTTFQIQVAQEVNNPNSGYCDSTATLDQGGISIHPALTEAVMSSSLAQEAGLMTQPQQVSVANGKVPEGSVHVSVAANETVDTSDGQTHHIMIIQEEPIENNSNSYTTQIITSEDVRMVEEKEQPNHQNAANKLEELQQKYQQLEAEKDETERILRTEILSLKSQVETLGKEVLSYQKREEELLEQVSVPLDRNIETLLKNMETQHRDLLHQQLLVIKREYKPQTLLSNVVMDGQLKPSPKTNCNIQRYIIECNQDQDSDPTADELDDPAKPSDLDPDNEAESPRAVMDTGEESSLQGNVEDTAMSDSHSDVSKALHDSILSNLDSTQRGNLSFQLGGEGYSYCVAGESDGKTDPKNNPLVVCIEYPSDVTLTPVENTFKVLDNYDASQIVQPMSIVNKGDACGEPDAKRQKPC, encoded by the exons ATGAATACATTTGTG ACTCATGCCAGTGTCCGAATTAAAGGAACAGAAAACAACTACAACCCTGCTCCATGCTATGACCAGATGTGTTCCAACAAGAGTGCACATATGCACTGTCCATTCTGTGTTAAGTCTGACATCTACCAGGACCCTGTCATATTAAAAGCACATTACAGAGTTAAACATGTGGACAAAGGCATAGACTTTGCTG GTCTAAAGATTCTCCGATGTTGTGATCACTGCGACATAGTTGGTGTAATCAAAGGTGAAAAGAAGTTCAAAGGAGCGCACTGGCATTGCTACAGGTGCAGAAATGGATTCAATAGGAGAGATGAGGCCATCAAACATTACAAAACCCACTTCCGAAATCCACAGACAACTTTTCAGATTCAGGTAGCACAG GAGGTGAACAACCCTAACTCTGGCTACTGTGATAGTACAGCAACTTTAGACCAGGGAGGAATATCAATACACCCAGCCCTCACAGAGGCTGTCATGTCATCAAGTCTGGCACAGGAAGCAG GTTTAATGACCCAGCCTCAGCAGGTGTCCGTGGCCAATGGTAAGGTACCAGAGGGCTCTGTCCATGTATCTGTAGCAGCCAATGAGACTGTGGACACATCAGATGGGCAAACACATCACATTATGATCATACAGGAGGAGCCAATAGAAAACAACAGCAATTCTTACACCACCCAGATTATCACCAGTGAG GATGTGAGAATGGTTGAGGAAAAGGAGCAGCCTAACCATCAAAATGCTGCCAACAAATTAGAGGAGCTGCAGCAAAAATATCAACAGCTGGAGGCAGAGAAAGATGAGACGGAACGTATACTGAGAACAGAAATTCTGTCTCTAAAGTCACAG GTGGAGACCCTTGGAAAAGAAGTACTTTCTTACCAGAAGCGAGAAGAAGAGCTACTGGAGCAGGTCAGCGTTCCACTGGACCGTAACATCGAAACACTATTAAAGAACATGGAAACTCAGCATCGGGATCTACTCCACCAACAACTACTCGTAATCAAGCGCGAGTACAAACCACAGACACTGCTTTCAAATGTTGTGATGGATGGACAGCTCAAACCCTCACCCAAGACCAACTGCAACATACAGCGATATATTATCGAATGTAATCAAGACCAAGACTCTGATCCAACAGCCGATGAATTGGATGACCCAGCCAAACCAAGTGACTTAGATCCCGACAACGAAGCCGAAAGCCCAAGGGCAGTGATGGACACAGGCGAGGAATCATCTCTACAGGGGAATGTTGAGGATACTGCAATGTCAGATAGTcatagtgatgtcagtaaagCCCTCCATGACAGCATTTTGTCAAATTTAGATAGCACTCAACGTGGAAATCTGAGCTTCCAACTTGGTGGGGAAGGGTACTCGTACTGTGTGGCAGGGGAATCTGATGGAAAAACGGACCCAAAAAACAACCCTCTAGTGGTGTGTATAGAGTACCCCTCAGATGTTACACTGACACCTGTGGAAAACACATTCAAAGTTCTTGACAATTATGATGCATCACAGATAGTGCAACCCATGTCAATAGTCAATAAGGGTGATGCTTGTGGCGAACCAGATGCCAAACGACAAAAACCTTGCTGA
- the LOC117333175 gene encoding INO80 complex subunit E-like has translation MMPIADNQMPQPEQHQVDYKQKYKALKKKLKFLVYEQECFLEELRKAQRKLLKISRDRSFLLDRLIQHEKIDESSGDSDATASSDSEVESQSSRKRKAGLSPGQGAQYSGDPAAILGSHGTPGTPSGASSLLMAAEPAKKKSKSSAKKGVLSKGGKVPQGKEKVASHMTREELERHLESRQNVFGIEKAPMMLPMEIFSNDNSNPDSESALENLKEEDDCDLIVDSGQ, from the exons ATGATGCCAATTGCAG ATAATCAAATGCCACAACCAGAACAACATCAAGTGGactacaaacaaaaatacaaggCTTTGAAGAAAAAACTTAAGTTTCTTGTTTat gAACAAGAATGCTTTCTTGAGGAGCTGAGAAAAGCTCAGAGAAAATTATTGAAGATATCTAGAGATAGAAG TTTTCTGTTGGACCGACTCATACAGCATGAGAAAATAGATGAATCTTCAGGGGACTCCGACGCAACAGCCTCAAGTGATAGTGAGGTTGAAAGTCAAAGTTCAAGAAA AAGGAAAGCTGGCCTGAGTCCAGGTCAGGGTGCCCAGTATAGTGGGGACCCTGCAGCAATATTAGGGAGCCATGGGACACCAGGAACTCCTTCTGGGGCGTCTAGTCTGTTG ATGGCAGCAGAGCCAGCCAAGAAGAAGTCTAAATCAAGCGCAAAGAAAGGAGtgctgtctaaaggag GTAAGGTACCTCAAGGTAAGGAGAAAGTAGCAAGTCACATGACCAGAGAAGAGCTTGAGCGTCACCTAGAATCACGACAGAATGTGTTTGGTATAGAAAAAGCCCCCATGATGTTGCCAATGGAAATCTTCAGTAATGACAACTCAAATCCAGACAG TGAATCAGCACTGGAAAACCTGAAAGAAGAAGATGATTGTGATTTAATTGTGGATTCCGGACAGTGA
- the LOC117333179 gene encoding tRNA-specific adenosine deaminase 2-like: MDDIHQQWMEKSFEYAADALNSQEVPVGCILVYKGEEVIGVGRNEVNETKNAARHAEIVAIDQVLSWCVHRQIKPKEVFGQTVLYVTVEPCVMCAGALREVGVPLVVYGCANDRFGGCGSVLSVNKDELPTLGTSFQCISGVMGDKAVTMLKDFYRMENINAPDGKRKLKNIAD, translated from the coding sequence ATGGATGATATACATCAACAATGGATGGAAAAGTCATTCGAGTATGCAGCAGATGCCTTGAACAGTCAGGAAGTGCCAGTAGGCTGTATATTGGTTTACAAAGGAGAGGAAGTCATAGGTGTTGGTAGGAATGAAGTAAATGAGACAAAGAATGCTGCCAGACATGCAGAAATTGTTGCCATTGACCAGGTGTTATCTTGGTGTGTGCATCGTCAGATAAAGCCAAAGGAAGTATTTGGGCAGACTGTCCTTTATGTGACAGTGGAACCATGTGTGATGTGTGCAGGTGCACTCAGAGAAGTAGGTGTCCCCCTGGTGGTGTATGGATGTGCCAACGACCGGTTTGGTGGATGTGGCTCAGTTCTGTCTGTCAATAAGGATGAGTTACCTACCCTTGGAACCAGCTTTCAGTGTATCAGTGGAGTGATGGGAGACAAAGCTGTCACAATGTTGAAAGACTTCTACAGAATGGAAAATATCAATGCTCCTGATGgcaaaaggaaattaaaaaacattGCAGATTAA